AGGGCTCCTCGACGGACTCCGGGTCGTGGGCGCCGCCGATCCGGAGGTTGACCACGTCGAGTCGGTCCAGGCCGAGGTGGCGGAGGTTGTCGTGCACGGCGTCACGCAGCTCCTGCGGCCCGCGCGCGGTGACCCAGCTCGTGTCCGGGGTGCGGCGGTAGCCGACCTTGGTGACGATCGTCAGGTTCTCCGGGTAGGGGTGCAGGGCCGCCTTGATGAGCTCGTTGACCACGTGCGGGCCGTAGTAGTCGCTGGTGTCGATGTGGTCCACGCCCAGCTCGACGGCGCGGCGCAGGACGGCCTTCGCGTTCTCCGGGTCGGCGGGCGGGCCGTAGACGGCGGCGCCGGCGAGCTGCATGGCGCCGTAGCCGACTCGGTTCAGGTTCAACATGGTGTCCACGATCGCTCTCCGCGATCACGCGGTGGACACGGGGCCGGACAGATCGAAAACGGCGGCACGTGCGCAGGTGTGTCCTTGCGCACGTGCCGCCGTCGCGTGGTGGAGCTGTGGGGGTCAGCGGCCCTGGTTGGCCACGGCCTTGATCGCGTCGGCCGCCGCGTCCGGGTCGAGGTACTGGCCGCCCGGCTTGAGCGGCTGGAGCTCTTCGTCCAGGTCGTAGCGCAGCGGGATGCCGGTGGGGATGTTCAGGCCCGCGATGGCCTCGTCCGAGACGCCGTCGAGGTGCTTGACGAGGGCGCGCAGCGAGTTGCCGTGCGCGGCGACGAGGACCGTCTTGCCCGTGCGCAGGTCCGGCACGATGGCGGACTCCCAGTACGGGATCATCCGCTTGACCACGTCGAGCAGGCACTCGGTGAGCGGCAGGTCCGGGCCGAGGTCCGCGTAGCGCGGGTCCGCGTCCTGGCTGAACTCCGTGCCGGGCGCGATCGGCGGCGGCGGGGTGTCGTACGAGCGGCGCCAGAGCATGAACTGCTCCTCGCCGAACTCGTCCAGGGTCTGCTTCTTGTTCTTGCCCTGGAGGGCGCCGTAGTGGCGCTCGTTCAGCCGCCAGTCCCGGCGGACCGGGATCCAGTGCCGATCGGCCGCGTCGAGGGCGAGGTTGGCGGTGCCGATCGCCCGCCGCAACAACGACGTGTGCACCACATCGGGCAGCACGCCCGCTTCGCGAAGCAGCACGCCGCCGCGCGTCGCCTCCTTCACGCCCTTCTCCGAGAGGGGGACGTCCACCCAACCGGTGAACAGGTTCTCCGCGTTCCACACGCTCTCGCCGTGGCGGAGCAGCACCAGGGTTCCGACAGCCATGGCCGTCAGCCTGCCAGATGAGCCTGCCCTGTTCACGCGGGTGGTCACTGTGACCTTGATCGGTGCAGCTCCAGGCACCCGGAAAGGCTCCGGAAACGGGACGGCTCCGGGCCAGGCCGTGATCGGCCCGGCCCGGAACGACCTCGACGGTCGGTCAGCCGCCCAGGTTGCCGAGGCCGCCGCCACCGCCCAGACCACCGAGGCCGCCGCCACCGAGGGCGCCACCGCCCACGCCGGACAGGAACCCGTTGAGCAGCGGGCTGACGATCGGCACGCCCTGGACGCCGGCGAGGCCACCGAGGGGCGACTTCTGGTCGACGGAGGGGACCGACTTCGACAGCTGGTCCAGCTCACTGGGGGACGCGTTGGCCCCCGGTGCCAAGAGCAGGACGACAGCAGTGGCGCCGACCGCGACGGCCAGCTTTCCGAGCATGCGCATGCGTATGTTCTCCGATGTGTGGATGCGTGTTTTGCACCCGACATGGTTGTGACAACCCGCCCATCCGGCACGGCAAGCAGCCGACAACAACACCATCGAGTGGCAATCACACCCATCCGCGCAAGATCGTCCGCGCGATGCGGTGAACCCGTGGATCAGGCCGGTGAGCTGGCCTCACGTGCCCGGAGGTCCTTGCGGAGGATTTTCCCGGAGGCGGACTTCGGGATCGCCTCGATGAATTCCACCACCCGCACCTTCTTGTGCGGCGCGACCTGGGACGCGACGAACTCCATCACGCCGGCCGCGTCGAGCGACGCATTCGGCTGGAGGACGACGAATGCCTTCGGCACTTCCTCACCGTCGTCGTCACGCACCCCCACAACGGCGGCGTCCGCGATTTCCGGGTGGGTCAGGAGCAGGGCTTCCAGCTCGGCCGGCGGCACCTGGTAGCCCTTGTACTTGATCAGCTCTTTGACCCGGTCCACAATGCTGACCAGACCGTCCGAGTCGATCACCGCCACGTCACCCGTGTGCAGCCAGCCGTCCTCGTCCAACGTCACGGCCGTGGCGTCCGGGTTGTTCAGGTACCCCTTCATCACGTTCGGCCCGCGGCACAGGAGTTCGCCTCGTTCGCCGACGCCGACGTCCTCGCCGGTCGCCGGGTCGACGAAGCGGCACTCCATGTTCGGCACGATCACGCCGACCGTGCCCACCGAGATGTCGTCACGGCTGTCCGGGATCGCGTGGCTGACCGGGCTCATCTCCGTCATCCCGTAGCCCTGCGACACCCGGCACCCGAGGCGCTTGGCGACGGCCGCCGCGAGGTCCACGTCCAGTGGCGCGGCGCCGGAGAAGATCGTGTCGACGCCGGACAGGTCGTACTGGTCGACCAACGGGTGCTTCGCCAACGCCACCGCCACCGGCGGCGCGATGTACACCCGGTCGGTCCGGTGGTCCTGGATCACCCGCAGGAACTCCGGCAGGTCGAACTTCGGCAGCGTCACCACCGTCGCGCCGACGTGCAGGCCGTTGTTCATGAGCACCTGCATGCCGTAGATGTGGAAGAACGGCAGCACGGCGAGGATCTTCGTCTCGGGACCGACGGCCAGCATCGGCCCGCACTGGACGATGTTCGCCACCAGGTTCCGGTGCGTCAGCATCACGCCCTTGGCGCGGCCGGTCGTCCCGGACGAGTACGGCAGCACGGCCACGTCCTCGGCCGGGTCGACCGACACCGTCGGCACCGGCTCGGTGTTGGCCAGCAACGACGACAGGTTCGGGTAACCCTCGGCCTGGTCCAGCACGACGACGTCGGAGATGCCGGCCTTCTCGGCGCCCGGCGCGGCGTTGGGCAGCAGCACGGACACCGTGAAGAGCATCTTCGCGCCCGCGTCGGCCAGCTGGTGCGCGACCTCGTCCGCCGTGTACAGGGCGTTGATGGTGGTCGCGGTGGCGCCGGCGCGCAGGATGCCGTGGAACACGACGGCGTAGTACGGGGTGTTCGGGCTGAGGATGCCGATGACGTCGCCCTTGCCGATCCCCCTGGCGGCCAGCGCGGCGGCCAGCCGGTCGACCGCGCCGGCCAGTTGGCCGTACGTCAGCGACGCGCCCGAGGTGCCGTCGACCAGCGCGACCCGGTCGACCCGGTCGCCGAGGTCCGCGAACAACAGCTCGTGCAGCGAGACGTCCGGGACCGCGACATCGGGGAACGGACTGCGGAAGACCATGCGGCTGCCTCATTCATCCGGGGGCCGTGATCCCGTCATCGTGAGTCAAGCCACACCGCCGGTCAAGGCCGGCGATGATCACCCACAGCGTTACTTAATTCGGCTAAGAACAACACGAATGGACTAGCGCCGGCTCTTGTGGTGATCGCCGACGATCTGCCAAGTTGGCAGGGCCTCGCGGGTCGGCTCCCACGCACTCAGACGACCGGCGCGGCACGAACCGCGGCTTGCCATCCCCCCGTCGGGCCGCGGCCCGCTTTGGAAAACCGGGCTCCCCCCGCCCGGCTCCACCGCAGCGGGGACTGTCGCGGGGCGGCTTGAGCTCGTGAATCCCCCTCTCTCCCAAGCCGCCCCGCGCTCCCGCGCGATGTTGCTCTCAGTAGACTTTTCGCCAGGAACGGCTACCCCGATAGGGCTACGGGGTCGCGGTCGTGACTGCGGGTTTCGCGGCTGCCCTCCGCCGCCGACGCCACCACAGGTACCCGAACGCCGGCACGCCGAGCACCACCGCGAACGGCAGCACGCCGCCCAGCACCACCAGCAGCCAGCTGAACGCCGCCAGCAACGCCTTCCAGCCACCGGCGAACGCGCTCAGGAAGTCGTCCTCCTCCTCCACCACGACCGCCAGCGCGCGCTGCGACGACATGACGACCGTCAACGTCGACATGGCGACTTGGCCCTTCAGCGTCTCGTACCGCCGCTGCAACGACTCCAGCTCGGACTGCCGCTTGGTCAGCTCGGCCTCGATGTCGGTGATCTCCGACGTGGTGGAAGCCCGGTCCAGCAGCCCGCGCACCCGCTCGACACTGGCCCGCTGGTTGGCCAACCGGGCCTCGATGTCCACGACCTGCTCGGTCACGTCCTCGGTCTGCAACTCACGCCGGCTGACCTCGACGCCGTCCAGCCGGCCGATGGACTCCAGCACCGGGTCCAGCCGGTCGCCGGGCACCTTCAACGTCACCGAAGCGGTCTGCGCCTGCGACTTCTCCTGCGCCGAGTACCCGCCCTCCGCAATGGCCAGGCCCTTGACCTGCGCCAACACCGCGGTGACGTCCGTCGCGCGCAAATCGATCGTCGCGGTGCGCACGAGCTGCCGGTTCTGCTGCGCCGACGAACCCGCCTGCTGCGCCTCGCCGGACCCGGCCTTGCCGGCGGACTCCTGCTTCGGTGTCCCGCCGCCCGGCTGCTGCTGCGCCGCCTGGGGCGCGGCCATGTCCGCCGACGACCCCGACGACATGTCCGATCCGCACCCGGCCAGCGCCACCACCGCGAACGCGGCGACCGCCAACCCCACCCGTCTGCCCACTTGCCCTCCCTCGGTTCACCGGTGGGACGGGACGCGGGCTCACCGCAGTTGCGCGGGCGCGATCACGATTCGGACACCAGATGGCGGAACGCCTGGAGGTTGGCCAGCGACTCGCCGCGCGAGACCCGCCAGTCCCACTCGCGCTGGATGGCGCCGGCGAACCCGATCTCCAGCAGCGTGTTGAAGTCGCCGTCGGCCGCCTCGACCACCTGCCCGAGCACGCGGTCCAGCTCGTCGGGCGTCACGGCGTGCGGCGCGACCCGGCCGACCAGGTAGATGTCACCGGTCGTGTCGATCGTGTAGTGCACGCCGTACAGCTTCGCGTTGCGCCGCAACAGGAACCGGTAGACGGCCTCGTGCGCCTCGTCGGGCTTGCGGCACACGAACGCCTCCACCACCAAGGCGTGCCTGCCGGCCACGAGCCAGCAGTTCGTCTGGAGCTTCTTCGTGCCGGGGAGGGTCACGAAGTACCGGCCCGGCCCCTTGCGGTCGTAGTCCAGCCCGCGTTCGTCCAAAGTGGACCGGATGACGTCGTCCAAGCCGTCCGGGCCCTGGTCCGGTTCCCCGCTCAAGCGAACACCTCCTCGCGGAACACATCGCGTGCCTCGGCGTACCCGGCGAGGAGTGAATCCGTCGTCCGGTCCCACGAGAACCGGCGGGCATGGCCGACGGCGTTGCCGGCCAGCTCCTCCCGGTACCCGGGGTGCAGCACGATGTCGGACAACGCCCGCGCCCACGGCTCCGCGTCGTGGCCGTCGACCAGCGCGCCGGACACACCGTCCCGAACGGCCACCGGCAGCCCGCCGACGGACGCCGCGACGACCGGCGTGCCGCACGCCTGCGCCTCCAGCGCGACCAGGCCGAACGACTCGTTGTAGCTGGGCACGGCGACCACGTCGGCCGCCTGGTACACCCGCGCCAGCGCCGCGCCGCCCTGCGGGGGCAGGAACCGCACCACGTCGGAGATCCGCAGTTCCGCCGCGAGCCGGATCAGCTGGTCGGGCGTCTTCATGCCCGAACCGGACGGCCCGCCGACGATCAGGACCACCAGCCGCGACCGCAGCCCCGGGTCGCGCGCGACCATCTCGGCGGCGGCGCGCAGCAGCACGTCCGGCGCCTTCAACGGCTGGATGCGCCCCACGAACGCGAGCACGAGCGACTCCGGCGCCAGCCCCAACGCGGACCGCGCGGCCTCCCGGTCACCGGGCCGGAACCGCTCCAGGTCCACGCCCGGCGGCACGACCAGCACCTTCGCCGGGTCCGCGTCGTACAGCTTGATCAGCTCGGTGGCTTCGACATCGGTGTTGGCCACCAGCCGGTCCGCCTCGGTGACCACCTGCTCCTCGCCGATCACCCGCATCCGGGGCTCCGGCATGTCGGACGCGGCCAGCGCCAGGTTCTTCACCTTCGCCAGGGTGTGCGCGGTGTGCACGAGCGGCACGGCCCAGCGTTCCCGGGCCAGCCAGCCGACCTGCCCGGACAGCCAGTAGTGCGAGTGGACGACGTCGTAGTGGCCGGGCTCGTGCCGTGCCTCGGCGCGCAGCACGCCCGCGGCGAACGCGCAGAGCTGGCCGGGCAGCTCCTCCTTGCCCAGACCCTCGAACGGGCCGGCCACCACGTGCCGGACCTTCACGCCCGGCGCGAGTTCGGCGACCGGCGGCAGGTCGGACGAGGTGGCCCGGGTGAAGATCTCCACCTCGATGCCGCGCTGCGCCATCCGCGTCGCGGTCTGCACGATGTAGACGTTCATGCCGCCCGCGTCGCCCGTGCCGGGCTGCTCCAGCGGCGAGGTGTGCACGGAGAGCACGGCGACCCGCTTCACCGGGAGACCTCCGCGACGAAGCCGGCCAGGTCCGCGGCGAAGCGTTCGGGCTGTTCGAGGAACGGGGAGTGTGCCGTCCGTTCGTAGCGGCGCAAGTCGGCTCCGGGGATCATGGCTGCCGCGAACTCGCCGGCGGCCGGGTCGACCACCTCGTCGGCGGTGCCGTGCACCACCAGTGTCGGCTTGTCGACCGACTTCAGCACGGCGGCGCTCTCGACGTCACGCTCGAACATCTCGCGGCGCACCCTCGGCGGGACGCGCAGGGCCGTGCCCAGCAGGCGTTGCACCAGCTCACCGGGCAGGCCGGGCGCCTGGTCGCGGCAGAACTCGGTCAACGCCGGCGCCGCCACCGCCGGGTCCTCCGACAGCGAGTCGGCCAGCGTGGCCTTCGACAACCGGCCGGTGACCCCGCCGGGCCGGTCCTTGCCCAGCTCGGTGATCGCGCCGACCAGCACCAGCCCGGACACCCCCGCCGTGCCGTGCGCGCGCAGGTAGTCGGTGATCACCAGCCCGCCGTAGGACCAGCCGACCAGCACCGCCGGCCTGCCGACGTGGTCGAGCACCGCTCTCAGGTCGGCGGCCCAGGCGGCCGACTCGCGGTAACCGCCCTCGGTGATCTCCGAGTTGCCATGACCACGCAGGTCGAGCGCGTACGAGCGGTACGACGGATCAGGCGGCCACACCTCCCCGGACTGGGCCCAACCGTGCACCAGCACGACCGCCGGGGCGTCCACCGGGCCCGACTCACGGACCGCCAGCCGGACGCCCTCGGCGTCGAGGAGAGTGTTCTGCACGATCTAGCTCAACGCTGTGGTCAGCCAGTCGCTTCCCGTCACAACCGAATTTGTGTCACAACGCGGACATGCTCTGCCATTGGGACCAAGGGATCTGCCAGTCGTACCAGTCGAACTGCGGCGGCAGCGTGGTGATCGAGCCGGTGACCTCGACCGGGTCACCCACGAGCGCGCTGTCGTAGTACGCCTTGGCGTCCGCCTCCAGCAGGTTCGCGCAGCCGTGCGAGGTGTTGTTCGTGCCGATGTTCGCGGCGTTGTCGTTGTTCTCGTGGATGAACTCGCCGTGGTTGGAGAACCGCACCGACCACTTCTTCACGACGTTGGTGTAGCCGTACTGGGGGTTGTCGAAGCTCCACGTGTCGAACTTCTGCATCACGACGAACGTGCCGTTCGGCGTGGCCAGGTTCGGGTCCGCGTCCTTGCCGAACGACGCTGGGTAGGACGCCACGGTCTGCCCGTCGCGCTGCACCACGAGCTGGTGCGACGGCGTGTCGATCTTCACGAGCTGGTGGCGGCCGATGGTGAAGTCGCTGGTCACGTCCGCGCGGCCGAACGCGCCGCCGCCGTAGGGGACGCCGTAGAGCTTCGCCTCGACGTGGATCTGGGTGTTCGCGGGCCAGTACTTCTCCGGCCGGTAGTGGACCTCGCGCGAGCTCAGCCACGCCCAGCTGCCCTGCACGCCCGCCGAGTTGGTGACGGTCAGCGCCTTCTCCACGGTGGCCCGGTCGGCGACGTCCGCGTCGAACTCGACCTTGATCGGGACCGCGACGCCCATCGTCTGGTTGTCGCCGGGGAACAGCGTGGCGCGCACCTGGACGGCCGGGTTGATCGTGGTGAACGCGCCCTTGAGGTCGACCGGCCTGCCGTCGGTGCCGGTGACCCGGCCCGCGTACGTGTAGGTCTTGCCGTAGCCCAGCGGCTCGGTGCTCGACCACGACTTCTTGTCGTCGGCGATCTTGCCCTTGACCGGCGTGCCCTCGGGGTTGGTGAGCGCGACCTCGTCGATGACGCCTTCGGCCACGGTGACCTGCGCCGGCACGTTCACCGGGACGTCGGCCGCACCGTCGGCGGGCGCGGTGGTGACCTTCGCCACGGGCGGGTTGTCGCCGCCCACCGGCTTGGCCGTGCCCTGTTCCACTTTCGCCGAGCAGCCGGCCACCAGGGCCAAGCCGATCAGCAGCGCCGCCACTGTCCTGTGCACGTTACGACCTCCTGATCGAAGGACGTTCCACGCGGCTTCCGGTGCGAGTGATCTGCGTCACACACATAGGATCACCTGCGTGAACCGTCCTATCGCAGTCGTGACCGGGGCCAGCGCGGGAATCGGTGAGGCCACCGCCCGCAGGCTCGCCGCCGAGGGATTCGAAGTGGTGCTCGGCGCCCGGCGAATCGACCGCCTCCAGGCTATCGCGGACGACATCGGGGGCACGGCCGTCGAGCTGGACGTCACGTCCGCGCCGTCCGTGGCGGCGTTCCTGGATGCCGTCCCCGCCGTGAACGTGCTGGTCAACAACGCCGGCGGCGCGCGTGGCATGGCCACCGTGGCGGAAGCCGACGAGGAGCACTGGCGGTGGATGTGGGAGACGAACGTCCTCGGCACGCTGCGGATCACCAAGGGCCTGCTGCCGAAGCTCATCGCCTCCGGTGACGGGCACGTGGTCACGGTGACGTCGGTCGCCGCCTTCGAGGCCTACGACAACGGCTCCGGGTACACGTCGGCCAAGCACGCGCAGTCGGCGCTGCACCGGACGCTGCGCGGCGAGCTGCTCGGGCAGCCGGTGCGGGTGACCGAGATCCTGCCGGGCATGGTGGAGACCGACTTCTCCGTCAACCGGTTCGACGGCGACGCCGAGCGGGCCGCCGCCGTCTACCAGGGCGTGACCCCGTTGACCGCGGACGACGTGGCGGACGTGATCGCGTTCGCGGTGACCAGGCCGGCGCACGTGAACCTCGACCAGATCGTGCTCAAGCCCCGGGCACAGGCGTCGGCAACCCGCGTGCACCGGGCGTGAGCAGGTCGACGTCGAGCTGGTCCAGCACCGGGCGGATGGGGTTGGCGAAGCCGCGCCGCGGGCTGCCGCCGCAGTAGAGGCCGACCACGAGGTTGGCGTCGTCGAGCAGGACGGCGCCCGAGTCGCCGTGGTCGGCGAACCCCGGCGTCTCGACCCTGATCTGGTCGTACAGGGTGCGGACGCCGAGGCCGACGCCGAAGTCCAGCCTGATCGCGGCGTCCGTGGAGGCGACCACGCCTTCGGTGACGGCCGTCGTCCGGCCGCGCTTGCGCACCCGTTGGCCGATCCGGGCCTCGGCCTGGCCCAGGACGGGACCGAGTTCGACCACGTCCAGCTGCACGCACGGCGTGGTGAGCATGATCGCGGCGGCGTCCACCGCGCCGGACAGGGCGGCCCGCGCCAACGCGCCGACGCGGTCGTGCACCGGGTGCCCGCCGTCGACCCGGGACGGGTGCACCATCGGGTCCCCGACCGCCCAGGCGTCGTCCACGCACGCCACGTGGAACGACGTCAACGCCATCACCATGTGCCGGCGGCGCGGCGTGACGAACGCGCCCAACGTCCCGGCGACCACGTAGTCGTCGACTTCGGGGACGTCCGGCGGCACGAACCGGATCGCCCGGCTCGGCCCGATCCCGATCCCGCCCAGCAGCAGCTCGTGCCGCTCCGCCCCGCTCACGCCTTCAGGTGACGCGATGGTGTGGTGCGGCGAGAACGAGTCCTCGACCACGTCGGTCGGCACGCCCAGCACGTCCGGCGGGATGGCGAACTGGGCGGCCGGGCCCTTGCGGCGGACGAACACCACGATGGCCGGCACACCCGTCGCCCTGCCGCCGACGGTCTTCTCACCGAGGTCGACACCCACCACACCGGGCCGGCTCAGGAAGTCGTCCTCAACCAGCTTCTTGATCGGCCTGATCGCCGCTCGCTCGTCGTCCGGGTAGGCCATGGCGACCTCCAACGGGTGCCCCTACCTCCATGAAACGCGCGCAGTGAGGTTTCGTCACACCCAGTCACCCATTCGGCTGTTCGGCCGACACGGTGGAGGGGTTCAGCGCAGGTCGCAGGCCACCAACACCGGTTCCGGGCGCAGCTCCACGCCGAACGCCGTCCGCACCCCGTCACGCACCTCGCGCGCCAGGTCCAGCAAGTCCTCGGTCGACGCCCCGCCGCGATTCGTCAACGCCAGGGTGTGCTTGCCCGACAACGCCACCCGGCCGCCCGGCCCGCGATACCCGCGGTGGAAGCCGGCGCGTTCGATCAGCCACGCCGCCGACAGCTTCGAGAACCCGGCGCCCGCCGGGTACGTCGGCACGTCCACGTGCGACCCGAGCCGCTCGGCGATCCGGATCAGCACCCCGGTCAACGTCGAGTCGTCCACCATCGGGTTGGTGAAGAACGAGCCCGCGCTCCACGTGTCGTGGTCCGTCGCGTCCAGCACCATGCCCTTGCCGCGCCGCAGTTCCAGCACCGCCTTGCGGGCCGCGTCAGCGGGCACCCGGTCGCCCTGGGTCACACCCAGCACCCGTGCCAGCTCGGCGTACCGGATCGGCGCGGACTGACCGCCCGCCGTCAGCGCGAAGCGGGCCCGCAGCACCACCGCGTGGTCCGTGCCCTTCAGCACGCTCGTCCGGTAGGCCAGCCCGAGCCCGTCCGCGGGCACCTGGTGCACCCGGCCGGTGCGGCGGTCCAGCAGGTCGACCGAGGTCAGGACCTGCGCCACCTCCACGCCGTACGCGCCGACGTTCTGCACGGGCGTGGCGCCGACCAGGCCGGGGATGCCGGACAGGCACTCCAGCCCGCCCAGGCCCTGCGCCACGGCCTCCGCGACGACCGAGTCCCAGTCCTCGCCCGCCTCCACGGTGAGCTGCACCAGCCCGTCGCCCAACGGGTCGAGCCGACGACCGGCCGTGCCGACCTGCACCACCGTGCCGGCGAACCCGGCGTCCGCGACCACGAGGTTCGACCCGCCGCCGAGCAGCAACAACGGCTCACCGGACGCGTCCAACGCGCGCACGGTCTCGACCAGCTCGGCGGCCGTGGTGGCGCGCGTGAACCTCGCCGCGGGGCCACCGAGCCGGAGCGTGGTGCACTCGGCCAGCGGCACACGGGTACTGGAGGGCGGGGTTGTCACGACCGTGAACGGTAGCCTCCGCGACATGGCACGCCGCATCGAGCACCGAACCACGTCCCGCCGGCCCGCGCGGGACGTGTACGCAGCGCTGGTGGACGAGACGTACCTGCGCGAACGGCTGGACGCGCTGGGTGGCACGGACCCGAGGCTGGTCGCCTTCACGACCACCGAGACGAGCACGTCGTACCAGCTCAGGCAGGGTGTGCCGGCCGACAAGCTGCCGTCGGTGGCACGCGGTCTGCTCGGCGGCGACCTCGTCATCGACCGCGCCGAGTCCTGGACCGAGGCCGGTTACGCGGGCACGGTCGAGGTCACGTTGAACGGCGTTCCGGGCCGTTTGGACGGCACGATCACGCTCGCCGACACCGCGAGTGGGAGTGAACTCACCCTCACGGGTCAGGTGAAGGTCGGCATCCCGCTCATGGGCGGCAAGCTGGAGACGTTGATCGCCGAGCAGGTCGCCCTGCTGCTGGACAAGGAAACCGAGTTCACCGCCGAATGGCTCGATCGCCACGCCTAGCCGCGGGCCGGGCGCGCGCGCTCGGCCTGCCCACGAGAGGCACCACCAACCCGAACCGCCTGCGCCGGGTCGACCGGTGGGTCGCGCACGCCTACCGCGACCTGCTGCTCTCCCACGACCAGCCGCTGGTGGTGGACCTCGGCTACGGGTCGTCGCCCATCACCACGGTCGAGCTGGCGTCCCGGCTGGGCAAGGTCAGCCCGGACGTCCGGGTGCTGGGCCTGGAGCTGGATGCGGACCGGGTCGCCGCGGGCAAGGAGGTCGCCGACCCGCCGCGGCTGGACTTCCGGCGCGGCGGGTTCGAGCTGGCCGGCGCCCGCCCGGTGCTGCTGCGCGCGTTCAACGTGCTGCGCCAGTACACCGAGGAGCAGGCGGCGGAGGCGTGGGACACCATGGTCGGCCGCCTCGCGCCGGGCGGGGTGTTGGTGGAGGGCACGTGCGACGAGATCGGCCGCCGCTGCTGCTGGGTCGCGTTGACCGCCGAGGGGCCGCGGACGTTCACCCTGTCGTGCCTGCCCGCCGATCTGGAAACGCCGAGCGACCTGGCCGAACGGCTGCCGAAGGCCTTGATCCACCACAACGTGCCGGGCGAGAAGGTGCACGCGCTGCTCAGCGAACTGGACGCGTGCTGGGCGACGTCCGCCCCGTTCGCCCCCTACGGGCCGCGCGCTCGCTGGGTGGAGTCGGTCCGGCTGCTGGCCGCGCGCGGCTGGCCGGTGCTGGACGACCGGAAGCGCTGGCGGCTCGGCGAGGTCACCATGTCGTGGGATGTCGTGAGTCCCTAGGCTTCGCGGCGTGGACCATGCCTATTTCGTGCAGCAGTTGAGGATCCAGTACGCCGCACTCCGGGAC
This is a stretch of genomic DNA from Saccharothrix ecbatanensis. It encodes these proteins:
- a CDS encoding phosphoglyceromutase; amino-acid sequence: MAVGTLVLLRHGESVWNAENLFTGWVDVPLSEKGVKEATRGGVLLREAGVLPDVVHTSLLRRAIGTANLALDAADRHWIPVRRDWRLNERHYGALQGKNKKQTLDEFGEEQFMLWRRSYDTPPPPIAPGTEFSQDADPRYADLGPDLPLTECLLDVVKRMIPYWESAIVPDLRTGKTVLVAAHGNSLRALVKHLDGVSDEAIAGLNIPTGIPLRYDLDEELQPLKPGGQYLDPDAAADAIKAVANQGR
- a CDS encoding AMP-binding protein — protein: MVFRSPFPDVAVPDVSLHELLFADLGDRVDRVALVDGTSGASLTYGQLAGAVDRLAAALAARGIGKGDVIGILSPNTPYYAVVFHGILRAGATATTINALYTADEVAHQLADAGAKMLFTVSVLLPNAAPGAEKAGISDVVVLDQAEGYPNLSSLLANTEPVPTVSVDPAEDVAVLPYSSGTTGRAKGVMLTHRNLVANIVQCGPMLAVGPETKILAVLPFFHIYGMQVLMNNGLHVGATVVTLPKFDLPEFLRVIQDHRTDRVYIAPPVAVALAKHPLVDQYDLSGVDTIFSGAAPLDVDLAAAVAKRLGCRVSQGYGMTEMSPVSHAIPDSRDDISVGTVGVIVPNMECRFVDPATGEDVGVGERGELLCRGPNVMKGYLNNPDATAVTLDEDGWLHTGDVAVIDSDGLVSIVDRVKELIKYKGYQVPPAELEALLLTHPEIADAAVVGVRDDDGEEVPKAFVVLQPNASLDAAGVMEFVASQVAPHKKVRVVEFIEAIPKSASGKILRKDLRAREASSPA
- a CDS encoding DUF4349 domain-containing protein; this encodes MGRRVGLAVAAFAVVALAGCGSDMSSGSSADMAAPQAAQQQPGGGTPKQESAGKAGSGEAQQAGSSAQQNRQLVRTATIDLRATDVTAVLAQVKGLAIAEGGYSAQEKSQAQTASVTLKVPGDRLDPVLESIGRLDGVEVSRRELQTEDVTEQVVDIEARLANQRASVERVRGLLDRASTTSEITDIEAELTKRQSELESLQRRYETLKGQVAMSTLTVVMSSQRALAVVVEEEDDFLSAFAGGWKALLAAFSWLLVVLGGVLPFAVVLGVPAFGYLWWRRRRRAAAKPAVTTATP
- a CDS encoding YbjN domain-containing protein, with the protein product MSGEPDQGPDGLDDVIRSTLDERGLDYDRKGPGRYFVTLPGTKKLQTNCWLVAGRHALVVEAFVCRKPDEAHEAVYRFLLRRNAKLYGVHYTIDTTGDIYLVGRVAPHAVTPDELDRVLGQVVEAADGDFNTLLEIGFAGAIQREWDWRVSRGESLANLQAFRHLVSES
- the mshA gene encoding D-inositol-3-phosphate glycosyltransferase, encoding MKRVAVLSVHTSPLEQPGTGDAGGMNVYIVQTATRMAQRGIEVEIFTRATSSDLPPVAELAPGVKVRHVVAGPFEGLGKEELPGQLCAFAAGVLRAEARHEPGHYDVVHSHYWLSGQVGWLARERWAVPLVHTAHTLAKVKNLALAASDMPEPRMRVIGEEQVVTEADRLVANTDVEATELIKLYDADPAKVLVVPPGVDLERFRPGDREAARSALGLAPESLVLAFVGRIQPLKAPDVLLRAAAEMVARDPGLRSRLVVLIVGGPSGSGMKTPDQLIRLAAELRISDVVRFLPPQGGAALARVYQAADVVAVPSYNESFGLVALEAQACGTPVVAASVGGLPVAVRDGVSGALVDGHDAEPWARALSDIVLHPGYREELAGNAVGHARRFSWDRTTDSLLAGYAEARDVFREEVFA
- a CDS encoding alpha/beta fold hydrolase, with product MQNTLLDAEGVRLAVRESGPVDAPAVVLVHGWAQSGEVWPPDPSYRSYALDLRGHGNSEITEGGYRESAAWAADLRAVLDHVGRPAVLVGWSYGGLVITDYLRAHGTAGVSGLVLVGAITELGKDRPGGVTGRLSKATLADSLSEDPAVAAPALTEFCRDQAPGLPGELVQRLLGTALRVPPRVRREMFERDVESAAVLKSVDKPTLVVHGTADEVVDPAAGEFAAAMIPGADLRRYERTAHSPFLEQPERFAADLAGFVAEVSR
- a CDS encoding L,D-transpeptidase, whose protein sequence is MHRTVAALLIGLALVAGCSAKVEQGTAKPVGGDNPPVAKVTTAPADGAADVPVNVPAQVTVAEGVIDEVALTNPEGTPVKGKIADDKKSWSSTEPLGYGKTYTYAGRVTGTDGRPVDLKGAFTTINPAVQVRATLFPGDNQTMGVAVPIKVEFDADVADRATVEKALTVTNSAGVQGSWAWLSSREVHYRPEKYWPANTQIHVEAKLYGVPYGGGAFGRADVTSDFTIGRHQLVKIDTPSHQLVVQRDGQTVASYPASFGKDADPNLATPNGTFVVMQKFDTWSFDNPQYGYTNVVKKWSVRFSNHGEFIHENNDNAANIGTNNTSHGCANLLEADAKAYYDSALVGDPVEVTGSITTLPPQFDWYDWQIPWSQWQSMSAL
- a CDS encoding SDR family NAD(P)-dependent oxidoreductase; protein product: MNRPIAVVTGASAGIGEATARRLAAEGFEVVLGARRIDRLQAIADDIGGTAVELDVTSAPSVAAFLDAVPAVNVLVNNAGGARGMATVAEADEEHWRWMWETNVLGTLRITKGLLPKLIASGDGHVVTVTSVAAFEAYDNGSGYTSAKHAQSALHRTLRGELLGQPVRVTEILPGMVETDFSVNRFDGDAERAAAVYQGVTPLTADDVADVIAFAVTRPAHVNLDQIVLKPRAQASATRVHRA